The genomic stretch TGAGGTGCTTAAGAAGCCCCATGGTGGGGGTGATCAGGATCTGATTGCCAACTGATGCACGTGCTCCTTTGCGAGCGAAGGGGCGCCTCTGGGGGAGCAGCCTAGCCCTcctcagcagccccagcccagagGGGAGCGGGAGCGCTGGGGCTGCACCCACCAACCCTCGGCAGCAGCAGCGCGGGTCCCCGGCTGCGGGAGCCAGGGGCGTGCTCTGGCTGGCAGGGAAATGTTTGCTTCAGCTCCCTGGAATTTCAGCAGGATCTGTGCTTGCCCCTCTAGTTCACAGCAGGAACAAGTTGGCTGCCCGATGCTTCGAGGGTTTTTACGTAAATCTCTGGCAGAGGATGAAGATGGCTGTGGACTGCAGGTCAGACTGCTTACCATCACCAAACGGAGACAAAGCTTAGTGCCTCCTGATCTGAACATTAGTGCTTATACTTACATCCAAGGCTGAGAAAATCTTGCAATGTTTTCCATGATTTTGAAATTGTGTTGTTAGGGTAATCGGTTTCAGCGCTGCTTGCACTGGTACCACCCATTTCGGTTCACGTGTGTTGCTCCTTTGTGCCTATTTTCTGCTAATGATATTAAACAAATTCACTGCTGTGAATATCAGTATGAACAGAGAATACTGAACAgactgctttgagcaggaggttggattAGATACCTCTTGAGGTCACTTTCACCCTGGATTACGTGGTGATCCTAAATCAAATAATGAACGTTACATAGCTAGTGCTGAGCACCATGTGACCTGCGTGTTCAGCCAGATCTGGCTGATTCTTCAGACTGTTTaaattgttcatttaaaaaatgatgttTAATGTCAGATAAAAGATTACAAATGTTATGAGCTGCTTGCAGAGATAAATGGGAGATGGCTAGAAGCAGACCTTTGCCTGTCTTTTCTTATGTAGACTGGTTTGTAAGGCCCCCGGTATAAAACAGTCTCAACTAAGACTTTCTTGATGCTGCCGAATAGGAAAATACAGAGCAGTAATTTGCAGAATACTTTTATTTACTAAGGTATGCTTCTAGCTGCAGATAGCAGTATCTCCTGATACCGTGGGTAAGCAGAGGCATAAGGCTGTAGTCTTGCAGACCTCATGTCCATGCCCCACGTCTCTGCCCGCATTCTTCTGCGGTGTATTTGCACCGCGTCACCTCCCCAGCACAGAGGTGGCCACATCGAACTGCTACACTCTGCCTGGGGACCACGCGAGGACGAAATGATGCAGCCCGGTGCACCgtgctgctgtttgctgtgaTGGAGAGTCTTCCATCAGCTGGTCTGGAGGCAAAAACCTGGGCCTAAGGAGTGCTTTGGGCAACTGTTTCAAGCGCAGACCTTGTCTGATCAAGGTGGTGATCCAGCCTGAGCACTGGGAAGAAGTTCAGTGCTTGAAAAGATGGCGATCTTGCTGTTCAACAGGCAGTGCACtacattatttcttttacatgGGAACATAGgacttcatttctgaaacacattAACCTTTGTCAAAGGGGAGAATTCTTTTCAGCCACATAGAAAAGGACTGGTCTGGCCATGTCCTTTTTGCCACCTTTCCCCAGAACTGATATACTTTGCTATTACTGTAACTGTCTTTGATACAAATATGTGTGTCATGGTAGTATTTAACAGAAAGAAGAGTGGTGAAATACGATTCTTTAATCAGTGGCATGCTCCCATTTACTGGAATGGAAgcctggctggagcaggctcgTGTTGCACCACGTCAGCTAAAAATACGGACGGGTGTTTGAGAGACTCAAGTGAAATAAGGGAATCCAGCAACAGCGAAGGCCCCTAGCTTGAGAGCTTTGAGACCGTGCACCAGACAAATGTATGTTCTTGTTCCAGGTCCCAGTCTAATCCCACACGCTGTACTGGGAGGCTTTCTCTGCAGATAAAGGGATGTGCTGCATTCAGGCAACAGCCCCATCGATGTCTTCCTCAGGCTGGTGGGTGAAGTTGTCTGGTCTCAGTCACTCCCTGCATCAAGCATCTGCCGTGGCACTCTATACGGTACAAGATTCCTGTAGCCGGCAGAACTTCCTAGGCAGCCTTACATCAGTGGGCAAAATGTCTTGTCCCACGTGCAGACCAGGCCACCTCTCGCCGTGCCTGGTCCAGCTGCTGTCAGCCTGGTCACCCACCCTGTCGCCCTGGTCCTTCGTGGGCTGGCCCCACCAGCAAGGGAGCGCGGCTGGTGTGTGAAGGTcagcctgtgctggcagcaagCTTGTTTAAAAGggaagtcactttttttttcttctttattttatgaGATCAGAAATACAAGgacttttttcattattccCCTCCCAGGGCAAAGAGAGGTCAAGATCGGGTTCTGGCAAGCCTGGTTGCATGACAAGGAGCTCTTGTGGCCGCTCTGCCTGCTGGGTGGCAAATCCTCGTGGCTGGCAGGTTAAAGGGAGCGAGTCCTTTGGAGCAGACGCTATTATCAGGAAGCCGCACTCCGTCTGTTCAACACTACATAGAAACCCCTGGTCTTGTCATGAATGATGACATGCAGGCACAAGCTGTCCGGCCAGGTGGAGCGGTgaccctgctgcctgcaaacGCCCTTCTGGGAATCCCAGACCCTGATCTTTTTGTTGGGAAACGCCCCTGGTTTGCTGGCACTGTGCTGCGACCAACCCTCTGGCCGGCAGCGGCACGAGCCTCCCGGGCTGCCCGTGGGCAGCGTGGCTGCGAGGAGCAGCACGCCCAGCACCGCTCGCGCCTgcggcagggcaggggtggcaCGGacccccccagctgctggcGGAGGAGAGCTGACCTGTTCCGGGGGCACAGAAATGCATCTGAAACCTCCTGATGGCAATTCTGCAGCTTGGAGGAAAATGGCAAGTGGTAGAAGGGAGCCTGAAAATCAGACTGATGAGCAAACACACGAGTAACGTCCTACGAGTCAAACCCGTCTCTGGCTTGGACAAACCCCCTGTTCCTGTGCGGGGGCTCTGACCCCCACACTCCTCGGGTTGGTTGGTTGTCTGCTTTCACTGTGACTTGTCTCAATGCCCAGCCATTAGCTAATGGGCTTGCTAAACCCAGCAGGCTAAAGGCTGAGAGGGGATACGATTGCTCTCTCTAAATACATCAGGAGGTAAAAACTCTCAACAGAGAAGAGGTATTAAACTAAAGGACAGTATTGGCACAAGTACAAATGATCACCAGTTGGCTGCGAATAGGTTTAGGCTGCAAACCGGAGTATTTCTAATCACGCAATGAACTAGCATCTGTAACAGCCTTTCAGATAAAACAGCAAGGGCCAAAGCGCCAGGATGTTCCCGACTGCCGAATTAGCTTGCGGAAGAGGCGATGCAATATCGTGGCAGGGATAGCCCATGAGCTGGGAGCCCGGTGTGGTGCAGATCCCAGTCCTTTGGGGTTCAGTAACTCACCCAGGAGAGACgagccctgcctgtgctgggggtGCTCCAACCACGCTCCTCTCTCGCAAGGGACGGGTTGTCTCCCGCTGCAGGGAAACCCAGAAGAGCAGCAAAAGGAGTTGTTCCTTTTGCTCACAGTCAATTATGGTTAATGTGGCACGCCTGATAGTTCCTCGTGTGCGCCACCACATTTACTGTGGTAACGCCGCTATCTTCCCCACCATTAAGTCTCGCAACTAGTGACTAACTCCTTCCCTTCTTTATCCTCATGCAGCTGAGAGGTGTCTAAATGCTGGTGAGCTTTTCCTAGCGCATATCCAAAAGGTAACTTTTCCATAGGTTAGcagcaagcagctctgcttgTGACTCCATGCAGAatctttttgctgctgcttttacttGCCGGCCTCTTCAGCACATGCAGAGCCTGCTCCAACTCCTTTAAATTATCAGCTAAAATTACCTTCTTGACCTGCTGATCTGAACCTTTCTGCTTGCTACTCCCACACTGAGGCAAGTTCAATGCTTGTGTCCTTGCTTTCAAGCTTCTACCTTGCTCCTTTGCTTCCTTCATACCTGACCTGTCCTCTTATCCATGACCTCTGGCCCTTCTTTGTGGCCCCTAATGCTGGCTCGGGCCCCtttttgtctcttctccagCAGTCACCCACAGACCTTAAAGACACCGTGTGTGCTCAGAATAACGAGAGCAGTGGGGCAGGACTGAAGCGTTTGGGCAttgctgcagctgaaactgTAAGGCTCTTCGCCATCCTGATTCATTGCCTACCATGTGCTTTCATGAGCAGGAGGATTGTAGTGCTTGCTCTAAGgaagcaaaacacaacaaaacattttttcagcaaaacttgCAGGCGGAAACTTGCCTTCAAAGCGTTACACTCCAGTTCactacagcttttctttctgtcctacTTTGTACGTACCCTGCTTTGTTGCAATAGATCTAAACCAACATGTTATGCTCCTTAGGGCAAGGACTGTCTCTCTTTGTTCTGCAAAGCCTCCAGCACGCTTCCAACAATCGCTTCGTATTTCCTGACATGGGGAGGAAGGTGAAGAGAGGGCCCATGCTTGAAAGGCAGATGTCATTAAAATACAGTGGGAAGgagtctgaaataaaacatagtGCAGTGATGATCTAGATCGTGAAACTTAATGATTCCACCGTCGaatgcaaaattattattgttgtaTTTTTAGTAAGACTTGTGCTAGCTGTGGGAAACAAGCCCACGCTGATGCACGAGAGCAGCATGACTGCggctgtgctggcagggctgtcGCAGGCGGCGGCGAGCTCCTTACAGCCCATCCACCCTTCCGCCGCTGCTCCCCAGCGCTCGCTGAGAGCCCTGCCACCTGCCCCCAGTGCTCCTTGGCTGGAGCGAACGGGTACAGCTTTGGAGATGGCCCCATAAACCACCACCTGGGAAGTCCCTGTTTGGGATATTTAATGTGGAAAGGTTGGCCTGAGTTGTTCGGAACAGctaagaaatgcagaaaggctgttcagaaatcttttctttgcaaGATTTGCCTGTACAGGGGCACAAAAGGAAGTGCATGCATGTCTGAGTGAGGAATCCCTCTGCAGCAAGCCTGAACAGCAGCCTCTGCGTGCCGACCTTGGGTTTATGCGGGGAACGTGAGGCTGTAGGACTTTGCTTCTGCAGAAGGGTGGATTgtgccctggctgcagcccctgaGCCAGCAGCCACGAGCTGCTTGCATCAACATCAAATCAAGCTGACAGCACTGCAGAGGACGGGATTGTTCTAATGTGAAAATTACAGGGCCGGGGTAGATTTGTTGTGTTTTGACAGCACCTGTAAGTAACTGTAAGGATGGGAAGTTGCTTTGCTCTTCTCGCAAGCGCAGATCGTGGCAGGGATGCTTGTGCTGTGTTCTCTCATTGCTGCTTTGAACTTTGCTTCCTGTCTGATTGTTCCcttaatcaaaagaaaatgaactccaaTTAAGGTATCTTACAAAGTATGATTTGTGTCAAATTAAGACCGCTGGTGTACCTTTGAAAAACAGTAGTACTGAGGCCTGATTCACGTAGGACTTACAAGAGAAAGGGGTGGATCAAACTTCTCAAGTAAATGCAGTAAGAGCCGAGTTTGATTCATGCAAATCGAAGTTCTCATATAATGCGAGATCCTCCTGTTTGAGATAGGATGGGAGACTGACATGAACATTATAataatgttttggaaatgaaaagggCGTATTCGTGGCTGTATGTTTACCCAGGCGTGTTCATGCATGTTCTCTTGGTGGAATATACATCTTTTACATGTACTTACAATGAGGCTTGCAGCAGCCCAAGGAACCTGCAAGAGCAATGTCTGGCATGACAAAATCGCTTTTGGCACATGAAGACTGTTGGGTTGGTTGGAAGGTCTGTGTTGAGCATCATTAGCATACAGCCTTCTAAACTGTCATCCTAGTATTTCATGAACCAACTTTTAATAAACATAACAAATTAATCTGTTGAGAATATTAAGCTTTAAAAGCGCTGGTTTTGAATTAAAAGAAGATAGCCTTGGCGGGATGTAGACAGAAAGCTGAGTTTAAGTCCCACTCAATGAAATGGCATTTAATAGTGGAAACTTACTGACATCTTGGAACTTGAAAGGAGAGAGACTTCAACTCCTGTTGTGGGTACTTGGTATAAGTAGGTATTAGGAGGTGTTTAAAACCCGGACAGCAGTTACTCTGTTGATGCATTTTGTACTAAACAtactcttcattttttcccttggaagCAAAGACAAGCCCGAAGCACGCAGCTGGGGATGGGCACGGTGACCAACCCCCTACCTTAACAGAGCACCGAACTGCCCGCCGGCGAGGCACCAGTCTCGGGGTAACCAGCCAGGATCTCTAACGACGGGCTGTCTCGGGTAGGTAACGTGAGCCATTGCTCGCTGCCGTCGGGATGGAGGTTTGTGTGAGCATCGAGGAATTAAAGTCCCTCAGATGCTGAGCGAGGCTGGCTGTAACCAGCgccttgcagagctgctgctgtgcaaagcAGAGACCTGCCGAATGCTGACATCTCTTCTGTTCCGGGGTAACCCATCCCCTTCTGCTACGCACCTCTGCAATCCTCTGCTTTGcctactggaaaagaaaatgaccaAATTGGAATAGCTGCACTTCCTGTGCTCCTTGAGCGCATGTCAGGGACTGCGGATGAGCAGAGGATTGGGCCTTGGTGGCTCTCAGTAGGtgactgtcttttaaaaatgaaaagcaaacccAGAACGGTCAAAAGGCCCTGAAAGCCAGCAAGAATTACAAATGGGGACTGAAAGctaaagaagagaaaatcttAATTAGATCTCCACCAACCTGTAGAGGAACACATTTggattaaaatgaaatggagcTTTGTACTCTCAGGGTTTCAGCACAAGAATGGAAGAGGAATTATTCACATTTGCTGTTTGTGAAGCTGgattgctttttctgtgaacTTGTCTTTTTACCTTCTCACCTTGTCAGAAAATTGTGAAAAGCTGCTGGGATGGTGTATTTGGGGTAGTTCTTATCACAGCACAtagcagaaacatttccatGGTTTCACAACATGGGCAGAGTTTCATATTTAATCCTATCCTCCCCAAGTTAACTCCTTTCCTCTTGTGGTAAGCCAGCCTGTCCACCATTTCGCTACCATCGATGCTTTCTCTTTGCGAATATCTATCAATATTTAATACAGTGGTGTCAGTTTTGCTGTAAGATGAGAGGAACTACTAAAAACCTTGAATTATACATTGCGTGGCTGGGGGAAGCTGGGGAGAGTTTTCTTTTGGAGCCAAAGCTCTTGGAGTTGATCTCCAGGACCTGCAGCTTGAAATCCTAATAATGGATGAGCACCACAAGAAACTCAATCAGCGGCATGAGGGAAGGCCCCGCAAAGTGAGGTTCAAAATATCGTCAGCTTACAGCGGTCGAGTGCTAAAACAAGTCTATGAAGATGGGCAGGAACTCGAGCCCCCGGCCAAAGAGCACTCTCGGCGCTTTCTCCGCCATGCCTTCGAGCCAGGGGACcatttctgtggggctggggaaaCGCCACAAAACCGGTTTTACTCGCCAGCCAAGCTGACTGCCCAGCGGATCAGCATATTCAAAGAGGACGAGAAATACAGTCTCGCCAGTAACTCTCCTCTCCTGGGTGACTACCAGTCAGGCGACAGTCATTGCAGGGTAAGTAATGTCCAGCCTAGGGCTGTCCAACTGCTTGGAAACCAACCTCCGACTAAGCCATCTTTGGAGTAATAGGGTAACAGGAGTCTCAAACTGGAACCACATTCAGATAAAACTCAGTTTCTGTCAGTCCAGGATTTTAAAAGAGTGAGTGTAAATCTGCAGCCTTTATCCCACAAATTCTGTATTCTGCTTACTCTGCAAATGGCAGGAGCCACATGTTTTGCAGCAGCGCCGTCAGCAAGTGAACAGCATCTGCTAGCTGTGCTCCATCTTCTCACCGGGGTGATTTGCATCTGTCCATTTTGTAGAATAAGATACAACATTTCCATATATATCAATAGCTATACATAGTAATCCTAATGCATCTAAAGCAGTCAAATGTAAAGTGGGTATTATCTTAATTagttatatttaaaacattaaagttGCATGATTTGAGCTGGCAAAAAGGTTAGTGCCACCGGCAGCGTACCAGCAAGCCTTCGAGCGAGGCATCCGCATCCTCTGGCAAGTCAGAATTACCCTTCGGCTACCGAGAAAATCCCAGCTTAGTTTCATTGGGTATTCTGTTAAGATACATTGATACAGAAGCATCTCTTTAGTCCTAATAAAAAGCCAGAACATCTGTAACATATGTGAAATTGATTAGTACACAGGGATtatgctcattttctttctttcttacccTGTCAAATTAGATTTATGTATCTTTTACTGCTATTTGGTTTTATCGAATCTAGATGTACCACCTAAACAATTTGTACAACAACGATGGCACATCAGCACTACTGATAACACAGCCGTGTCACGCTGATACGCAAACTCTAAATGGAGTACGTTATATTGATATAATCAGCAGACTTGTAAAACTCGAGGTGAGTCTGCTCGGAGAAAAGGTGACAAAAAGGAAGGCGGTGTGCGGTAAGCTGGCTTGCTGAATCGCTATCGGgcctttccctcggagacggCTCGTTCAACTCCAGTCCGCGCTGAACACCGAGCGGTTAGCGTCAGCAAACCAGTCGTCCCGTTGTCCGGCCGCCCCGGTCCTGCAGCGCTGGCATGCTCGCAGGCAGGTCAAGAACTGAGCGTGTCTCCAGAGAGAAATGTGAGGCCACTCGAGTGCACCAGCCCCTGTGATATAAAGCAAGTTGTGTCATCATCCATCATGCTCTGGATAAATAAGGAATGTCACTCTGGCACTGACACAACTAAAGAGACtgaagtgctttaaaaagaatgaagtgCTTTTTATGGCCTTGGTTTGAATGCATTAGAAGTCTATTAATTCTTGGTGCTAATCAAAGTTACATCTAGGAAACCCAGATGGATGATATTTGAACTATATTTAGTTGATACACGGGGCATCTAGTTTAACTGAAAATATCAAACCACGATGAATCTCTCCTGCCTAAAGACAGAGCACAAATGCGATCTTATCCATACCATTAATTTGTTCTGCATTCTTGGGTAATGCTCATCTCTAGTCCTAGTTTCCCCAACCATAAATACCATGAGTAATCACGCTATCCAGTACCAGTCCTGTTTCGTATCAACATGGATTTGGTATTTGGAGACACTGCGTCTGTGTAACAAATAGGAGGCTTTTAAAGCCGTCTGCAAAGGGTAAGGATTTGTGCtcgcctgcctccccctccATGCCTCTCCCCATAGGGAAGCAGGTTCCCAGTTGCCAGGAGAGCCATCAGCCACCTCACGGCAGCTGGTGTGACTCTGGCAGGGTATTTTCTTAGGAGAACATCTCCTTTTTGCATCGCTTCTTGACACAGATACTTAAACAGAGCAAAATCTGAAGAGTGTGTAAAACAATAGGCGATGGTAACTGCCATATGATACCTAGCGCAAAGGGAAAGAGGGACCGGGCAAGCAAAATGCTGCTTCCGGAGAAATGTTTGACCATGCCAAGTTGAGCTTTAAAAATCATTAGAAACGAATACAGGTTCAAGTGTCCCCACAGCTGGTTATTCAGACTGGCTCCTCACTGTTAGGAACATAATCTAGCGTTAGATAATGAGAATTTTTGTCATCTGACCCTTTTGCCAGCATGAATAGATTACAAAGAAAAGCTTcctttgaaatctgaaaaaaaaacctaccagaGGCTGCAGAACAGGTCACCGTTGTGGGGAATTTCTACTTCTGGCCAAACCCATGAAAACCCTTCTCcaccccgcctgcccccccAACTACTCAACCTTCAAAGAAACGTAGGTCAATCCCCAGCACAGAGGTTGCTTTTCCATGTATGCCAACACCACCGCTCTTAGAAttgtgctgcctttttttcttgcatatgGGTTGGAATGAGAATTGACATCCCAGAAAGCTTTCCCCATCCAGAACGTGACATTAAAGTGGGGCTCCTAAGATTTGTCCCAAAGTCTTGGTCGGATCCTGTGGCCCACCAGGGCCACCTCTCCCCCGCTGTTCTGCTCCCGGCAGATGGCCGGGCAGAGGGGATGTTCTTCTGGAAGCCCAGGGATCATCACTGTTTGTAGAGTGTATTTGTACAGGCAAGACACTGATGAGATCCTTCTACAGGCTTCCCCAATTCTAGATTTTGGCAAGATCATAATCTACACTAATAACCTGAAAATCATCCGTGCGCCAATGGACCAGAAAGAGCTCATGAGAAGAATCATCCAGACTGAGGGAATAAATGACTGGGCCTTCATATGCcgggaaaggaaagaaagatttggTGGCGGTGGACgtaaaaaagatgcagaaaagaaggTTGCCTGCAACCAGTATGTGCAGgtaagagaaaatggaaagcgttttttttccctaatgctTTTGGGTCTTACAGCCCTGGTCAGACCACTGAGTATTCCCACCCAAGCCCCATCTATGTCTGTATCTGGCATTTAACTAAATTTGGATTAAAAGCATCACTTTGTTCTTCTTTCCACTCGGGAGATAACCGATCAACGCTGCACTGCCGTTTGCGCGCTGGGGACAGCTGTTCTGTTTCCAGATGCTCACGTCTCCCACTTGATTCTTCCCCCG from Pelecanus crispus isolate bPelCri1 chromosome 8, bPelCri1.pri, whole genome shotgun sequence encodes the following:
- the GRXCR2 gene encoding glutaredoxin domain-containing cysteine-rich protein 2, encoding MDEHHKKLNQRHEGRPRKVRFKISSAYSGRVLKQVYEDGQELEPPAKEHSRRFLRHAFEPGDHFCGAGETPQNRFYSPAKLTAQRISIFKEDEKYSLASNSPLLGDYQSGDSQASPILDFGKIIIYTNNLKIIRAPMDQKELMRRIIQTEGINDWAFICRERKERFGGGGRKKDAEKKVACNQYVQEGDVGHGCSQCKGSGSAPCSLCHGSKFSMLANRFRESYRALRCPACKESGLQPCQICAP